In the genome of Vicia villosa cultivar HV-30 ecotype Madison, WI linkage group LG7, Vvil1.0, whole genome shotgun sequence, one region contains:
- the LOC131617240 gene encoding protein terminal ear1 homolog produces the protein MTPNPYIIFLYLHQHHYFTKTLPIPYPITMQPLVSNLNPNAQPFFPQNTNNSHNHQQQHKLIPKRTTKTSRRRGNVTQFPNTIDEVQASRITTVMIRHIPNQLRFGDLLHLLDEHCYEINKSVDDPADWSKFDFLYLPMDYKKHAMERRMSNLGYAFVNFTTPSAAFKFYKQFQGFEWSVTENRKICEINAAHVQGRDKLERIFCQKVFRSNSHKFRPIVFYKGRDGFNRRMKGTPLGIHVRGLPFT, from the exons ATTCCCTATCCCATCACAATGCAACCACTAGTTTCAAACCTCAACCCAAACGCCCAACCCTTCTTTCCACAAAACACTAACAACTCCCATAaccaccaacaacaacacaaGCTTATACCAAAACGAACTACGAAAACCTCTCGTCGTCGTGGAAATGTTACTCAGTTTCCCAACACCATTGATGAAGTTCAAGCATCACGCATTACCACTGTAATGATTCGCCACATTCCTAACCAACTCAG GTTCGGTGATTTGTTACATCTTCTTGACGAACATTGCTATGAGATCAACAAGTCCGTTGATGATCCTGCTGATTGGTCCAAGTTCGATTTTCTATACTTACCGATGGATTACAA GAAGCATGCAATGGAGAGAAGAATGTCGAATTTGGGATATGCGTTTGTGAACTTTACAACACCTTCTGCTGCATTTAAGTTTTACAAACAGTTTCAAGGATTTGAGTGGAGTGTGACAGAGAATCGGAAGATCTGTGAAATTAATGCAGCTCATGTTCAA GGAAGAGATAAGTTGGAGAGAATTTTCTGTCAAAAAGTATTCCGAAGCAATAGCCACAAATTCCGTCCTATTGTATTCTATAAAGGGCGTGATGGTTTCAATCGCAGAATGAAGGGAACCCCTTTGGGAATACATGTAAGAGGATTACCTTTCACTTGA